GTGGCGTCTCGGCCCGCCTCTGCGGTGTCGAGTCCGACTGGCGGACCGCAGTCGGTGTCCGGCGCTGATCAGGCACTCGGCCCGACGACCGGCCCTTCCGAGGCGTCGCAGGACGCGCCGGTGCGTGCTGAGCAGGCCGAGGACGAGCCGTCTCCGGTCGTCCTGTCCCGGGTAGCACACGCTCAGCCGGAGTCGCCTCGGGTCGAGTCGCCGATTCCTGCCGCGGAGGTGCCGCCTGCCGACTCCGGCTCGCCGGGCGGGGACGCCGGCCCTGGGACGGCGTCCGCCGACCCTGGCTGATGCGGGCTCGCTCGGTCGGGCGAGCCGTCACGCGACCCTCGCCGGGCTGATCGGGAGCGCTGCTCTTCTGTGCGCCGCGCCGCCCGAGCCGAAGTCGGGTCGGGCGGTCTCGGTCCGCGCCGCGTGCGTCGACGCGGACGGCCACCCGTGGCGAGACGGTCGGTGTCAGCTGGTGACGGCGAGGGCGAAGGGCAGGACGGCCGGCACGCCCGCCTGGCGGAGCAGCCTCGCGGTGATCGTCATGGTCCAGCCGGTGTCCACCCGGTCGTCGATCAGCAGCACCGGTCCGTCGATCTCGGCGAGTCTGCTCACCAGCGGCTCCCGCACGGCGAAGGACTCCCACAGCCCGGCGACCCGCTGCGCACTGTTCGCTCGGCGCGGCGCCTCACCGACCACGGCGATCTCGCCGAGGACGGGAAGCCTGCCCAGCGCACCGATGCGCTCGGCGAGGCTGCGGATCAGTCGGGTCCGCGTCCGGGAGCCCACGGCGACGATTCCGACCGGGCGCCGTGCCCAGTCCCAGGCCGCCAGCACCGAGACACAGGCCGTGACGACGTCCGCAGGCACCGGTTGATCGTCACGGGCGTCGGGGGCCAGCAGCTCGCGCAGCCTGCCGCCCCACCCGATGTCGGTGAGCCTGCCCAGCGCTCTTCCCTCCGCCGCCGACTCGCCCGCGTCGATCCGGCCGGTCGCCTCGATTCCCAATGACGCCATTCCGGTGGGCCACTGTCTGCGCGTGCCGATCTCCACACCGGGCCTGCGCAGTCGCTCACCGGCCGCGGCCTGCTCGGCGGCGGACACCTCGTCGGACCAGCGTCGGCCGGTGCAGTTGTCGCACCGCCCGCAGGACGCCGCAGCCGGGTCGTCGAGCTGGGTGCGGAGGAACTCCATCCGGCAGCCGGTCGAGTCGAGGTAGGCGAGCATGGCGTGCTGCTCGGACTGCCTGGCCTGCTCGATCCGCTGATACCGCGTGGCGTCGTAGGTCCACGTCTCCCCGGTGCCCTCCCAGCCGCCGCGCACCCGACGCACCGCGCCGTCGACGTCGAGGACCTTGAGCACGACCTCCAGCCGATTCCTGGACAGTTCGACCCTGGGCTCCAGCGCCGAGGTCGACAACGGTCGGTCCGAGGCGTTCAGCACGGCGAGCACCTGTGTGACGACCGCCTCCGGGGGGAAGGCCAGGGAGGCGAAGTACCGCCAGATCTCGGCGTCCTCCCGACCCGGCAGCAACAGCACGTCCGCGCGGGCCACGCCACGCCCGGCCCGACCGATCTGCTGGTAGTAGGAGATGGGGGAGGCGGGCGCGCCCAGGTGCAGGACGAACCCGAGATCGGACTTGTCGAAGCCCATGCCCAGCGCGGAGGTGGCGATCACCGCCTTGACCCGGTTGGCCAGCAGGTCCGCCTCGATCTGCTCCCGCTCCGCCGGTTCGGTGCGACCGGTGTAGGCGACGACCTCGTGCCCGCGTTCCCGTAGGTAGGCGGCCACTTCGCCCGCGGTGGCGACGGTCAGCGTGTAGACGATGCCCGAGCCGGTGAGCCGCGGCAGGTTCTCGGCGAGCCAGGCGAGCCGGGCCTCGGCGGTCGGCAGCCGCAGCACCCCGAGGTGCAGGCTCTCGCGGTCCAGCGGTCCGCGCAGCACCAGGGTCTGCGCCTCGGCCTGCCCGAGTCCGAGCTGCTCGGTGACGTCGTGAACGACCCGGTCGTTGGCCGTCGCCGTCGTGGCCAGCACCGGAACCCCCTCCGGGAGTTCCGTGAGCAGGGTTCGCAGCCTGCGGTAGTCGGGTCGGAAGTCGTGTCCCCAGTCGGAGACGCAGTGGGCCTCGTCGACCACCAGCAGCCCGGCGCTCTCGGTCAGGGCGGGCAGCACGGTGTCTCGGAAGTCGGGGTTGTTCAGCCGTTCCGGGCTGACCAGCAGCACGTCGACCTCGCCTGCGGCCACCGAGTCCTGCACCGCCTCCCACTCGGTGACGTTGGCCGAGTTGATCGTCGCCGCGTGCACGCCCGCACGGGCCGCCGCCTCCACCTGGTTGCGCATCAGCGCCAGCAGTGGCGAGACGATGATCGTGGGGCCTTCGCCCAGTTCACGGAGCAGCGCCGTCGCCACGAAGTAGACGGCCGACTTGCCCCAGCCGGTCCGTTGCACGACGAGCGCCCGTCGGCGGTCCACCACCAGGGCACTGATCGCGGCCCACTGGTCTTCTCGCAAACGTGCCTGCGGGCCCGCCAACGCGCGCAACCGCTCCTCGGCCAGTTCTCGCAAACCCTGCTCGTCCACGGTGTCAGGCATACCGCAGAGCGCGGCCGGGCCCTCCACCGGGCGTCGAGAAGTCGCTCGATGCCCGTGCCGACGAGGCTCTACGCTGGGCAGATGACCAGCACGACGATGGGTGAGGCAGAGCGGTTCTCCGAGAAGGACGCTGTCGACGCTGCTGCGGCTGCCGCCGAGGACACCACCGCGAACGCCGGTGCCGAGGCCGCCTCCGCCGCAGGGCAGCCGGGGACCAGTCCTGCGGAGGCCCCGCCCGCCTCGCCTGCCGACGCCGATGCGGCCCTTCGTGCCGAGGTCCTCGACGCGGCCCGCCGGGCCAGGGCGGCCGCCGCCGACACGGGGCTTGTGACGAGTGCCGAGAAGGACGCGGCCCTCGTGGCGATGGCGCAGGCCTTGCTGGATCGGACCCCGGAGATCCTCGCCGCGAACGAGGCCGATCGGACGGCCGCCCGCGAGAACGACATGCCCGCGAACCTCGTGGACCGGCTGACCCTGACCGAAGAGCGCGTGGCGGCGGTCGCACAGGGGCTGCGGGACATCGCCGAGCTGCCCGACCCGGTGGGCGAGGTGGTGCGCGGCAGTGTGCTGCCCAACGGGCTGGAGCTGCGTCAGCTGCGGGTTCCGCTCGGCGTGTTGGGCATGGTCTACGAGGGCAGGCCGAACGTGACGGTCGACGCCGCCGGGCTGTCCCTGAAATCGGGCAACGCGGTCCTGCTGCGCGGGTCCTCCTCGGCGGAGCGATCCAACACCGCGCTCGTCGCGATCCTGCGTGACGTGCTGGTCGCCGCCGGGCTGCCTGCGGACGCCGTCCAGCTCCTGCCGTGCCACGACCGGGCCTCCGTCCGCCACCTGATCACCGCGCGGGGCCTGGTCGACCTGGTCATCCCGAGGGGCGGAGCGGGCCTCATCGCCGCAGTGGTCGAGCAGGCCACCGTGCCCACCGTCGAGACCGGGATCGGCAACTGCCACGTCTACGTGGACTCCTCCGCCGAACTCGACCAGGCCGTTCGCATCGTGCTGAACTCCAAGACCCGGCGTCCCAGCGTCTGCAACGCGGCCGAGACACTGCTGGTGCACCGGGCCGTCGCCGAGGACTTCCTGCCGATGATGGGGTCGAAACTGCGTGCTGCCGAGGTCGTGGTGCACGCCGACGAGTCCTCGGCCGCACTGCTCTCGGAGTCGGTGCCCGCCACGGAGGAGGACTGGGACACCGAGTACCTCTCGATGGATCTCGCGGTGAAGGTGGTCGACTCGCTGGACGAGGCGGTCGAGCACATCGCGCGGCACGGGTCGGGTCATACCGAGGCCATCGTCACCAGTGACCTTCGCGCGGCCCGTCGATTCGTCGCCAGGGTCGACGCCGCCGCCGTCGTGGTGAATGCCTCCACCGGGTTCACCGACGGCGCGGAGCTGGGCATGGGAGCCGAGATCGGCATCTCCACGCAGAAGCTGCACGCCAGGGGCCCGATGGGGCTTCCAGAGCTGACGTCGACGAAATGGGTCGTCTGGGGGGACGGGCAGGTCCGACCCAGGTCGTGACGGCCGCCGCCGGGCAGGCGGGCGCGGGGCCTCACGAAAGGGTGTATTGACCCAAGGTAGTCACCTGCTTACTTTCGGTGCTGTCATGTGGTTGGCAGACACCGTGAGTGAGGAAAGCAGCGAGTGACGATCCCCCACGAGGTCAGGTCTTACCCCTTCGAGATGAGTGAACGACTGATGCTCGACCCGCTCTACTCGGAGCTGCGCGCGACCGAGTCCGTGTGCCGAGTGAGCCTGCCCTTCGGCGAGGACGGCTGGTTGGTGACCCGGTTCGAGTACGCGAGGGTGGTGCTGGCCGATCCCCGGTTCAGCCGCGCCGCGTCGGTGGACCGTGACGAGCCGAGGCTCGGCAGGCATCAGCACAACGTCGGCATCACGACGATGGATCCGCCGCACCACACCCGCCTGCGCGGTCTGGCGGCCAAGGCGCTCACCGCCAGGCGGGTGGAGGAGTTGCGCCTGAAGACACGGGAGACGGCGCAGCGGCTCGTCGAGGATCTGGTGCGACACGATCCGCCGGTCGATCTGGTCGAGCACTTCGCCCTGCCGTTCCCGATCGCCGTGATCTGCGAGTTGATGGGCGTGCCGCCGGAGGACCGGGGTCGGCTGCGGTCCTGGGCCGAGGTGATCCTGTCCACGACAGGGGCGTCCCCCGAGGAGGTCGGGCGGCAGCGGCTCGCCATGCACGACTATCTGACCGAGCTGGTCGCGCGTCGTCGTCGCGAGCCGACCGACGACCTGCTCGGCGCGATGGTGCTGGCCAGGGACGGGGAGGACCGACTCACCGACGACGAGATGGTGCTGCTGGCTGGCGCCATCCTCACCGCAGGCCATGAGACGATCGCCACTCAGATCCCCAATTTCGTCTACGTGCTGCTCACGACGCCCAGGCTGATCGATCGAGTGCGTGCCGCCCCGGATCTCCTCGAATCCACGGTGGAGGAGCTGATGCGATCCGTACCGTTGACCACCGTCCTCGCCGCACGCTACGCACTGGAGGACGTCCGCCTCGGCGATGTCGTGATCCGCGCGGGCGATCCCGTCGTGGTGTCGCTGGCCTCGGCGAACATGGACGAGGAGGTCTTCTGCGGGGCGAGTGAGATCGATCCTGGCCGTAAGCACAACCCTCATCTGGGATTCGGGCACGGGAGTCATCACTGCATCGGTGCGCAGTTGGCGAGAATGGAGCTTCAGGTCGCGTTGGAGACGTTGCTCCGGAGGCTTCCGGGACTGCGACTCGGCGTCGAGGAGGATGCTCTCGAATGGAAGAGCGGGATGCTGGTCCGGGGGCTTCGCAGCCTGCCGGTCGGTTGGTAGGGAGGATCACGTCATGGGTCGCTGGAAGATCGACGTCAATCAGGGTGCGTGCGTCGGTTCGGGGATGTGCACGGGCACCGCGCCGGACCACTTCCGGCTCGACGGTGCTGCGGCCAGTGCCGTCGCCGAGGAGATCGACGCCCACGACGAGGTGATCGACGCGGCGGAGAGCTGCCCCGTCGAGGCGATCCTCGTGCGTGAGGCGGTGGGCGGGAAGGTCCTCGCACCGACGGACTGAGTCTCGGGTCGGCCGCCGCCTGTCAGACCGACGGGTAAGCTGCCCGCTCGTGGCCGAAACGACGGCGGTGAGCTCGGCAGCACGTCCTGCGCGTCGACGCGTCGGTGTGATGGGCGGCACCTTCGACCCGATCCACCACGGTCACCTCGTGGTCGCCAGCGAGGTGCAGGCTCGTTTCGAGCTGGACGAGGTGGTGTTCGTTCCCACCGGCAGGCCGTGGCAGAAGGACGACCAGACGATCAGCGCCGCCGAGGACCGCTATCTGATGACGGTCATCGCGACCGCCTCGAATCCTCGTTTCTCGGTCAGCCGCGTCGACATCGATCGCAGCGGCCCGACCTTCACCGTGGACACGCTCAAGGACCTCCAGCGAGCCCTCCCGGACGCCGATCTCTTCTTCATCACCGGTGCCGACGCCCTGGAGCAGATCCTGTCGTGGCGTCGGGTCGAGGAGCTGTTCGCCCTCGCTCACTTCGTCGGCGTCACCAGACCCGGCTACCAGCTGGTGGACCACCACCTGCCTGCGGGCTCGGTCACCCTGATCGAGGTTCCCGCGATGGCGATCTCCTCCACCGACTGCCGCACACGGGTGGCCGGGGGGATGCCGGTCTGGTACCTGGTGCCCGACGGAGTCGTCCAGTACATCTCCAAACGGAGCCTGTACCAGGGCTGAGACCGCCGTCGCGCGTCGTGGACGGCCGGGCCGTGTCGTCCGTGTTTCTCGGCGCGTCGACGTGCCGTGCCGCACCGGTACGCTCAGGCATTCGAGCGGGCGACGAGTGTGCCCGCCACGGAGGGAGAACTGTGGTTGCGACCGACGAGGCGCGGGAGACGGCGCTCGTCGCCGCCCGTGCGGCGGCGGACAAGAAGGCCCACGAGATCGTGGTGCTGGACGTGTCCGATCAGCTTGTCATCACCGATTGTTTCGTGATCGCCTCGGCCCCCAACGAGCGCCAGGTGTCGGCCATCGTCGACGGCATCGAGGAGAAGCTGCGGGCCGTAGGCGTCAAGCCGGTGCGCCGGGAGGGCGCCCGCGAGGGACGCTGGGTGCTGCTGGACTTCATCGACGTCGTCGTGCACGTCCAGCACGCCGAGGAACGTGCCTTCTACGGGCTGGAGCGGTTGTGGAAGGACTGTCCTCGGGTGCCGTTCGACGGCGGTGATCCGGGTGACACGGCCGGCTCGGGGGCTCAGGACGCCGATGCGGCGGCCAGCGTCGGGGACGACCAGGCGTGAGCCTGTCGCGACTAGTGCTCTGGCGGCACGGCGAGACGGACCACAACGCCACGGGCAGGCTGCAGGGACAGCTCGACACGCACCTCACCGAGAAGGGGCGTGCCCAGGCGCGGCGGGCGGCGCCCGCCCTGGTCCGTTTCGAGCCGGGCGTCGTGGTGACCTCCGATCTGCGGCGCGCCTCGGACACGGCTGCGGCGTTCCACGCCATCACCGGGATCGACACTCGGGTCGACACCCGGCTGCGGGAGACGCACATCGGTGACTGGGAGGGCCTGAGCGGCATCGAGGTCGAGGAGGGCTGGCCCGGCGGTCTGACGCGGTGGCGGGAGGACCCGCAGTGGGGCCCACCCGGCGGCGAGAGCCGGGTTCAGGTTGCGGAACGGTCGGAAGCGGTGGTCGCCGAGCTCGACGCGGAACGCACGGGGACCGCGATGCTGTGTGCGCACGGCGGGCTGATCGTCGCGCTCACCGGCAGGCTGCTCGGCCTGAGTCCGGCGCAGTGGCCGCAGCTCATCGGCATCGGCAACTGCCACTGGACGGTGTTGGAACGGCGGGCGGACGACGGTCTGCGGTGGCGACTGCGTCAGTACAACGCAGGCGTCGTCGAGTGAGTCCGGTGGACTCGGCGAGGGGAACGCTGCTGGTGCTGGGCGACTCCCTCACTTTCCACGGTCCCCGAGGCCCGCACCCGGCCGACGAGCCGGGGTTGTGGCCCAACGTCGCCTCGGCGCGGCTGGGAACGCGCGCCGAACTGGTCGCGGGCCTCGGCTGGACGGCACGGGATGCCTGGTGGGCGTTGACCCGTGACCCGAGGTGTTGGGCCGCGCTGCCGCATGCGCGGGCGGTGGTCCTGGCGGTGGGCAGTATGGACACGCTGCCCTCTCCGCTGCCGACCGTGCTGCGGGAGGGCATGCGCTATCTGCGTCCCGACGGTCTGCGACGTCGCGTCCGCGCGGGTTATCGCCGTCTGCAGCCGGGACTGGCCAGGATGCTCGGCGGGAGGCCGGTGGCGCTGCCGCCCAGGCTGACGGTCCGCTACCTGGAGGACTGCCGAGCCGCGGTCACAGCCCTCCGCCCGGACGTCACCGTGATCGGGATGCTTCCCTCGGTGCATCGGGCCGCCGAGTACGCCGGGGTCCACACCGGTCACGCCCCGGCCGTCGCTGCGGTTCGGACCTGGGGCTCGCGTACCGACACTCCGCTGCTCGACCTGCCCGCGCTGGTGACGGCGCACCTCGCCGCGGGTCTGGGCAATCCCGACGGGATGCACTGGGGCTGGCAGGCCCATCAGGACGTCGGCGTCGCCGTGGCGGAACTGCTGCTCGCGGGCGCTGCCTGCGACTCTGCCGACGGGCCCGCCGCGGAGCAGGCCGCCGACGAGGCGACCGGTGTCGATCCGGATCATGACGACCGGCAGATGCCTGCCACTCGGGTCACCAGGTAAACCGTGACCGTGGCCGTGGTGACCGACTCCACCGCCTACCTTCCGGAGGGGTTCGCGGAGCGGAGGCGTGTGCGGGTGGTGCCCCTGCACGTGCTGGTGGACGGGCGGTCGCTGCGGGACGGCGTCGACATGGGCGCAGCGGAACTGGCCGACGACCTGCGGGCGCACCGTCAGGTCACGACCTCCCGCGCGACCCCGGTCGAGTTCGCCGCCGTCTATCGCGAGCTGCTGCGCGACGGTGCGGAGGAGATCGTCTCGGTGCATCTGTCCTCGGATCTCTCCGGCACCTGGGACGCCGCCTGGTTCGCGGCCGAGGAGATCGGCTCCGATCGGGTCCATGTGATCGACTCCCGCTCCACCGGGATGGGACTCGGCTTCGCGGTCCTGGTGGCGGCCGACGCCGCGGGCGCGGGCGCGACGGGCGACGAGGTGGCGCGGGTCGCCGGGCAGACGGCCGCCCGCACCAGGACGTTCTTCTGCCTGGACACCCTCGAGTACCTGCGGCGTGGTGGTCGCATCGGCACGGCGGCGGCGTTCCTTGGCACGGCGTTGGCGGTGCGGCCCCTGCTGCACGTCGACGACGGGCGCATCGTGCCGCTGGAGAAGGTTCGCACCTCGGCGCGGGCGCTGACCAGGCTGGTCGACCACGTCGCCGAGGCGGCCGGTTCGGGGGAGACCGGTGTCGCCGTGCATCATCTCGACGCGCCGGAGCGCGCCGTGGAGCTGGCCGCGAGGATCGAGGAGCGGGTGCCCGGCTGCCGCGCCTGCCTGATCTCGGAGCTCGGCGCGGTGGTGGGCGCGCACACCGGCCCCGGCGTGCTCGGGGCCGTCGTGCTTCCCGGCGGA
The Actinoalloteichus fjordicus DNA segment above includes these coding regions:
- a CDS encoding RecQ family ATP-dependent DNA helicase, whose product is MPDTVDEQGLRELAEERLRALAGPQARLREDQWAAISALVVDRRRALVVQRTGWGKSAVYFVATALLRELGEGPTIIVSPLLALMRNQVEAAARAGVHAATINSANVTEWEAVQDSVAAGEVDVLLVSPERLNNPDFRDTVLPALTESAGLLVVDEAHCVSDWGHDFRPDYRRLRTLLTELPEGVPVLATTATANDRVVHDVTEQLGLGQAEAQTLVLRGPLDRESLHLGVLRLPTAEARLAWLAENLPRLTGSGIVYTLTVATAGEVAAYLRERGHEVVAYTGRTEPAEREQIEADLLANRVKAVIATSALGMGFDKSDLGFVLHLGAPASPISYYQQIGRAGRGVARADVLLLPGREDAEIWRYFASLAFPPEAVVTQVLAVLNASDRPLSTSALEPRVELSRNRLEVVLKVLDVDGAVRRVRGGWEGTGETWTYDATRYQRIEQARQSEQHAMLAYLDSTGCRMEFLRTQLDDPAAASCGRCDNCTGRRWSDEVSAAEQAAAGERLRRPGVEIGTRRQWPTGMASLGIEATGRIDAGESAAEGRALGRLTDIGWGGRLRELLAPDARDDQPVPADVVTACVSVLAAWDWARRPVGIVAVGSRTRTRLIRSLAERIGALGRLPVLGEIAVVGEAPRRANSAQRVAGLWESFAVREPLVSRLAEIDGPVLLIDDRVDTGWTMTITARLLRQAGVPAVLPFALAVTS
- a CDS encoding glutamate-5-semialdehyde dehydrogenase encodes the protein MTSTTMGEAERFSEKDAVDAAAAAAEDTTANAGAEAASAAGQPGTSPAEAPPASPADADAALRAEVLDAARRARAAAADTGLVTSAEKDAALVAMAQALLDRTPEILAANEADRTAARENDMPANLVDRLTLTEERVAAVAQGLRDIAELPDPVGEVVRGSVLPNGLELRQLRVPLGVLGMVYEGRPNVTVDAAGLSLKSGNAVLLRGSSSAERSNTALVAILRDVLVAAGLPADAVQLLPCHDRASVRHLITARGLVDLVIPRGGAGLIAAVVEQATVPTVETGIGNCHVYVDSSAELDQAVRIVLNSKTRRPSVCNAAETLLVHRAVAEDFLPMMGSKLRAAEVVVHADESSAALLSESVPATEEDWDTEYLSMDLAVKVVDSLDEAVEHIARHGSGHTEAIVTSDLRAARRFVARVDAAAVVVNASTGFTDGAELGMGAEIGISTQKLHARGPMGLPELTSTKWVVWGDGQVRPRS
- a CDS encoding cytochrome P450; amino-acid sequence: MSERLMLDPLYSELRATESVCRVSLPFGEDGWLVTRFEYARVVLADPRFSRAASVDRDEPRLGRHQHNVGITTMDPPHHTRLRGLAAKALTARRVEELRLKTRETAQRLVEDLVRHDPPVDLVEHFALPFPIAVICELMGVPPEDRGRLRSWAEVILSTTGASPEEVGRQRLAMHDYLTELVARRRREPTDDLLGAMVLARDGEDRLTDDEMVLLAGAILTAGHETIATQIPNFVYVLLTTPRLIDRVRAAPDLLESTVEELMRSVPLTTVLAARYALEDVRLGDVVIRAGDPVVVSLASANMDEEVFCGASEIDPGRKHNPHLGFGHGSHHCIGAQLARMELQVALETLLRRLPGLRLGVEEDALEWKSGMLVRGLRSLPVGW
- a CDS encoding ferredoxin — translated: MGRWKIDVNQGACVGSGMCTGTAPDHFRLDGAAASAVAEEIDAHDEVIDAAESCPVEAILVREAVGGKVLAPTD
- the nadD gene encoding nicotinate-nucleotide adenylyltransferase, coding for MAETTAVSSAARPARRRVGVMGGTFDPIHHGHLVVASEVQARFELDEVVFVPTGRPWQKDDQTISAAEDRYLMTVIATASNPRFSVSRVDIDRSGPTFTVDTLKDLQRALPDADLFFITGADALEQILSWRRVEELFALAHFVGVTRPGYQLVDHHLPAGSVTLIEVPAMAISSTDCRTRVAGGMPVWYLVPDGVVQYISKRSLYQG
- the rsfS gene encoding ribosome silencing factor; the encoded protein is MVATDEARETALVAARAAADKKAHEIVVLDVSDQLVITDCFVIASAPNERQVSAIVDGIEEKLRAVGVKPVRREGAREGRWVLLDFIDVVVHVQHAEERAFYGLERLWKDCPRVPFDGGDPGDTAGSGAQDADAAASVGDDQA
- a CDS encoding histidine phosphatase family protein, encoding MSLSRLVLWRHGETDHNATGRLQGQLDTHLTEKGRAQARRAAPALVRFEPGVVVTSDLRRASDTAAAFHAITGIDTRVDTRLRETHIGDWEGLSGIEVEEGWPGGLTRWREDPQWGPPGGESRVQVAERSEAVVAELDAERTGTAMLCAHGGLIVALTGRLLGLSPAQWPQLIGIGNCHWTVLERRADDGLRWRLRQYNAGVVE
- the octT gene encoding diglucosylglycerate octanoyltransferase, with amino-acid sequence MDSARGTLLVLGDSLTFHGPRGPHPADEPGLWPNVASARLGTRAELVAGLGWTARDAWWALTRDPRCWAALPHARAVVLAVGSMDTLPSPLPTVLREGMRYLRPDGLRRRVRAGYRRLQPGLARMLGGRPVALPPRLTVRYLEDCRAAVTALRPDVTVIGMLPSVHRAAEYAGVHTGHAPAVAAVRTWGSRTDTPLLDLPALVTAHLAAGLGNPDGMHWGWQAHQDVGVAVAELLLAGAACDSADGPAAEQAADEATGVDPDHDDRQMPATRVTR
- a CDS encoding DegV family protein, whose amino-acid sequence is MTVAVVTDSTAYLPEGFAERRRVRVVPLHVLVDGRSLRDGVDMGAAELADDLRAHRQVTTSRATPVEFAAVYRELLRDGAEEIVSVHLSSDLSGTWDAAWFAAEEIGSDRVHVIDSRSTGMGLGFAVLVAADAAGAGATGDEVARVAGQTAARTRTFFCLDTLEYLRRGGRIGTAAAFLGTALAVRPLLHVDDGRIVPLEKVRTSARALTRLVDHVAEAAGSGETGVAVHHLDAPERAVELAARIEERVPGCRACLISELGAVVGAHTGPGVLGAVVLPGGPDGAS